Below is a genomic region from Telmatobacter sp. DSM 110680.
GTGCCACACAGAGCAGAAACGGCGCATCATTCCAGGTAGAAACGAAGGGGGGCTTTACCGGCGTTGGCCCACTCTCCACGCAGTTGAAGATCGTGATCGCCTTCGACATCGCCCAGGGGATCCTGATTCCGAGTCGAAGACGCGTGCTGTCTGACACGCAGGCAATTGCATTTGCGTTCTTTAAGCACTGCTGCAAAATGATCCGATTGAAGAATACCTTTGGAAACCCGAAGTTTGATGGAATGTCATATGGGTAAAGATCATGAAGGGTCACAACTACCGGGCATGGAAACGCGCAAGCTCGAATAGGGGAAGGATAGGCGATATGCACAATGTCTACATGCAGTTGTTCGGCAACTGATGGAAGCGTTCGGTAATACCACAGATTTCTGTGTAGCGTGCCGGGGCGCAGGTGCACAGCGTGTATGTGGAGTCTCGTATCCATGCGAATTATGGATTGGCTGACGTAGTCGTATTCCCAAGGCGCTACCAGAAGGTGAACGGATGAAACGTCCGGGCGCGTCAGAAGACCTTTCACCAGGTTGGCTGCATGTCGAGAAACGCCAGACATGGCACGGTTGGATGTAACAGCTGCGATCAAAATGTTCACGAGGTGTATTCCTCCGTCATGCCAGTTGAGATCAAATGGCGAGATTCTAAATTCGCGTTCCTCGCGAACCCGGGCGCTCGTTGATGGACCAGAAATATGCTTATAAGCGCGATATACCAGATCGGAAGAGAAAGATCGAAATTCTCTGTATCCGCTAAACCCCGAATCAAAATGAAAAGCATCAAGGCCATCAGCTGAACTCGGAGAGATAGCGGGCTTGCCTTGCGGAACTGTTTAAACAGGCTTCCGTAGATGCCGCCGAGCAAAACCACCCCTGCGGCGCCATATGCGTAGAACTGTTGCAACAGTTCGTTATGCGCATGCCACGCCTCAAAACTTCCGAAGGGTGGTATGACATTGCGAAAGGAGTGAAATCCGTGTCCGACCCATGGTTGCTGGAGGGATCTTGTCAGTACAAAGGCCCAGATCCCGATGCGACCTGACAGCGTCTCGGATTGATTGCCGAGATGGGTATAGACCTCGTAGTAGTTCACGATCAATCCCTGGAACGTCCACGTCACGACAAGGGGAGGAACTAGGAGCAGTAGCTTGGCGCGCCAGCTCTGGGAACGATCCAGCAGGAGTTGTAGAGCCTGCGCCGCTACAAAGGCAATGATGGTCGTCTTGCTCAAACTACGAAGGAGGCTGATGGCAAGAAGAGCTGCCACCATCCGCCATGGGAACGAGGAGCGACCAAAGATCTGAATCAAAAAGACTGCGAATGCGCATGTGAATCCGATTGCGTTGGGGCTGAAGTAGTCGTCGTCGCCAGGGCGAAGATCGTACATGGTGGGTGAAAGCCATTCCACGGCGGCAATCACAATCGCCCCCAGAACATACCCCTTCATCACGGACTCGGCTTGTGTTTTCAGGTCGCCCACCCGCAGCACCAAAAGAATCATTACTGTTTCCGCGGCAAGCTCGCACCAGTACGCAAACGCGATGGGCTTTGAGATTGTGGCGCTCCATGCGAGGCTGCATAGTCCCATCGTGAGAAAGGCGAGTGCCCATCGTAGAGGCCGCGCATCAAGCACTTGGGTCAAAGAATTGGTGCCTGGCCCGAACGAGTAGAGCATCACAGCAAGCAAGAGTGCGAAGTGCAGCGCGAAATTTACGTATGCGCCCATCTTGGGGTCTGATTGGAACAGCAAAAAAGTGATACAAAGCCGGGCTGCAAAGTAAAAACCCACGAGTGAAGGCATCAAAGGCGTTGAAGAGCGAGGCACCGTCATCGATTGGTCAGGCATTAGAGGCCCTCCCAAAAGCGGATCGCGCCCGCAATGCCTGTGCTCGGATACTCATCGCAACCTGGGTGCCCAGGATCTTGCGCTCGTCTGACGAATCCATCTGCCGCCAGCGATGTCGGATGAGGATTGAAATCGCCGCACAGATCATGCCGAAGGCCGTAAGCAATAAGCAGAACAACGTTCTGGGTGGGAAGCTCTTCTTCTCTGGAATACCCGGAAGATCGATGACGCGGACAACCGGAACATCCTTCGCTTCCTGGATGCGCGCCAGCTCAAATTGTTGGGTAAGCATTTCATACAGCGTTTCCTGAACGCGCACCCGACGATAGATATCAGCGTAGGGAACTGCGAGGCGAGGAAGTTGCCGAAGCGACGGGTAGTCGAAGGTCGATCGATCGAATGGAGCCGTCTCTGATCCTGCGAGCCGGTCAGGTTGGAGTGGTGTAGAGGTGCCACTG
It encodes:
- a CDS encoding glycosyltransferase family 1 protein, giving the protein MNILIAAVTSNRAMSGVSRHAANLVKGLLTRPDVSSVHLLVAPWEYDYVSQSIIRMDTRLHIHAVHLRPGTLHRNLWYYRTLPSVAEQLHVDIVHIAYPSPIRACAFPCPVVVTLHDLYPYDIPSNFGFPKVFFNRIILQQCLKNANAIACVSDSTRLRLGIRIPWAMSKAITIFNCVESGPTPVKPPFVSTWNDAPFLLCVAQHRRNKNIRTALVAFRQLIVRNEIPQETRLVVVGMPGPESADLYGFVRASHLTERVSFVSGISDAELQWCYRNCELLLAPSTLEGFGLPVIEGLFAGCRIVCSDIPAFREVSGEKCRFVGLGSGAQEAFAREIVATLQETKPAPAFLPHLAPGHVSQQYVKVYQLLLSLPGVSSDVVGQRYAPARASSLADEVPTAAHF
- a CDS encoding O-antigen ligase family protein, with the translated sequence MPDQSMTVPRSSTPLMPSLVGFYFAARLCITFLLFQSDPKMGAYVNFALHFALLLAVMLYSFGPGTNSLTQVLDARPLRWALAFLTMGLCSLAWSATISKPIAFAYWCELAAETVMILLVLRVGDLKTQAESVMKGYVLGAIVIAAVEWLSPTMYDLRPGDDDYFSPNAIGFTCAFAVFLIQIFGRSSFPWRMVAALLAISLLRSLSKTTIIAFVAAQALQLLLDRSQSWRAKLLLLVPPLVVTWTFQGLIVNYYEVYTHLGNQSETLSGRIGIWAFVLTRSLQQPWVGHGFHSFRNVIPPFGSFEAWHAHNELLQQFYAYGAAGVVLLGGIYGSLFKQFRKASPLSLRVQLMALMLFILIRGLADTENFDLSLPIWYIALISIFLVHQRAPGFARNANLESRHLISTGMTEEYTS